From the genome of Desulfobaccales bacterium:
AAATATCTCGCTGACCAGAAAAGCCGTGGCCATGCCCACCTGCTGCCAGAAAGGGATCAGGACAAAAGCCAGGGAGAGGTTTATCAGACCGGCCGCAAAGAGTATGCCAGTGAACAACCTGTCCTTGCCAAAGGGAAGCATGGTCTGAATTCCCAGAACATTGCTGATAGCCACAAGAAAGGGGATCAAGGCCAAAACCCTTATCACCTGGACAGTGGGGCCGTAATTTTTCCCCAAAAGGATATTCACTATCAAAGGCGCAGCTGCCAGAAGGAAGGCCGACAGACAGAAGCCGATGGCCCCATTCACGCATAACATGACCCTGCCCCACTTCAAGGCCTGACAGGTGGATTCGGCAGCCAGTTTGGCAAACCGGGGATAGGCAGCCTGGGACAATGGTCTTATCAGACCGAGGAGGCTCAGGACAATTTTTTCCCCGGCGCTGTAGTAGCCCACCACCACCGGGCTGGTGAGCATGCCCAGGATGAAGGCGTTCCCCACAGTGTACAGGCTGATGGAGGCGGTGGAAAGAAAAAGAACCCAGCCTTCCCTGAGGGCCTGCCAGATCTCCTGAAAGGATGGGAGAGTCAGCTTGAGCGAGAACAAACGCAGGGACCACATGAAACCGACAATGCCAGCGAGTATGGAACCAAGGCTGGACAAGGCGGCATACAAGAGGTAATCTTCCGGTCTTCTGATCAAGGCGAAGATGGCAATGACAACCAGTAATCGTATACTCAAATTTATCACCGAGATGTAAACCATTCGTTCCATCCCCTGGTAAAGCCAGCCAGGGAAAAGGACATGGCCGAAAGTAGTCAGATAAATGATCAATAAAAGGTTTTTATGTTCCTTAAGCGCCGGTACAATAAAGATGCAAACAAGTAATACAATGAAACCTGACGAACAAAGGAGAAGCTTGGCACCCCATACACCGGCGGCAATACGTCCAAGGGCGGCGGGGTCATCCCGACAGACGGAGATTTTCCTGGTAGCCGAGAACCCAAAACCATATTCCACAAACACTGAGAAATAACCCAGAAAACTCTGCCCGAAGGCCACCAGGCCGTAGCCATACGGAGTCAATACCCGGACCACATATGGAACCGTGATGAGCGGCAACAGGTAATTCGCAAAATGAATAATATACAAAGAGGCGGCATTCTGGGCCACTTTGTTATTTAACAATTTATTAAAATAAGGTTTGAAAATCATATAAATGATCAACGACTAATGCCTAATAAGGAATGAATTCGGCAACAATACTATGTAAATAATGCGCAAACCCCGCCAGGCGGGCCTGGGCGGTGGGGACGTCCGGGGCGGCCGGGGTGATGAGGCGGATGAGGGCCCCGTCGGTGCGCCGGCGGGTCAGGCCGTCCCAGGCCATGTAGAACTTGTTCCAGTACTCGCTGGTGAGCCAGCGGCCCCGCTGCAG
Proteins encoded in this window:
- a CDS encoding flippase; this encodes MIIYMIFKPYFNKLLNNKVAQNAASLYIIHFANYLLPLITVPYVVRVLTPYGYGLVAFGQSFLGYFSVFVEYGFGFSATRKISVCRDDPAALGRIAAGVWGAKLLLCSSGFIVLLVCIFIVPALKEHKNLLLIIYLTTFGHVLFPGWLYQGMERMVYISVINLSIRLLVVIAIFALIRRPEDYLLYAALSSLGSILAGIVGFMWSLRLFSLKLTLPSFQEIWQALREGWVLFLSTASISLYTVGNAFILGMLTSPVVVGYYSAGEKIVLSLLGLIRPLSQAAYPRFAKLAAESTCQALKWGRVMLCVNGAIGFCLSAFLLAAAPLIVNILLGKNYGPTVQVIRVLALIPFLVAISNVLGIQTMLPFGKDRLFTGILFAAGLINLSLAFVLIPFWQQVGMATAFLVSEIFVTAAMFVALSRYNLNPFFARLPLTS